The following proteins are encoded in a genomic region of Dermatophagoides farinae isolate YC_2012a chromosome 8, ASM2471394v1, whole genome shotgun sequence:
- the LOC124495470 gene encoding uncharacterized protein LOC124495470: protein METTPAISRSGRVLKKSAKLLEMETETIGKSPRQSGPKPGKISIIGNDLNTTLSNDNIIKNVAPNNIRLKLNLSNHNQQLVQPSKITVVAEPIPITNNQAIITTTTTTPIQIRPNVISAAKSSPTIGSLIFRVNNDSIKRPHENTFSTADVKRIKPNEPEEKTKSPIQHNIHIQSKDNQSPVVRIIANQQQSLPQQQQQQQQTLFKSTLSPISDKTTMNQDRLLNHKSFTTSTPKINTIIASRQILPRSIQEQRRINQANRARLQMQQQQQLKDELRQKQLDSANIKQQQTENHHNNNNNEETIKTVKKPAVSAYVLWCKENRSHIQSNYPELDFCNLSKKMGGIWHTLPKMEKDKWIRKAQLMTKYGIGFNMGAIYDYDDEDLKPEIVLGSLTLPITKTLDKTYGENFINTETSSIEGEKHYIGTELIDAQSYLSILGDSLMTISSYIQRGIKYNSEIRYCPMAAASTLLDTALVSMSTLASITLSLPNVSVNRKMAKKTIENATYFMPPSEF from the coding sequence atggaaacaacACCAGCTATTTCACGTTCGGGAAGagtgttgaaaaaaagtgcCAAACTTTTGGAAATGGAAACCGAAACAATTGGTAAAAGTCCAAGACAAAGTGGACCAAAACCAGGCAAAATATCAATCATTGGTAATGATTTGAATACAACTTTATCCAACGATAATATCATTAAAAATGTTGCACCAAATAATATACGGCTGAAATTGAATCTAtccaatcataatcaacagcTAGTGCAACCATCAAAGATTACCGTTGTTGCTGAACCGATTCCAATAACCAATAATCAAGCTATCattactaccaccaccactacacCTATCCAGATTAGACCAAATGTAATATCAGCGgcaaaatcatcaccaacaattggatcattgattttccgagtaaataatgattcaataaaaCGTCCTCATGAAAATACCTTTTCAACAGCTGATGTCAAACGAATTAAGCCAAATGAACCGGAAGAAAAGACAAAATCTCCTATTCAACACAACATTCATATTCAATCGAAAGATAATCAATCTCCTGTCGTAAGAATTATagcaaatcaacaacaatcattgccacagcaacaacaacaacaacaacaaacattatttAAAAGTACACTTTCACCCATATCGGATAAAACAACGATGAATCAGGATAGATTATTAaatcataaatcatttaCAACTTCTACACCTAAGATCAATACAATCATAGCATCCAGACAGATTTTACCTCGATCCATACAGGAACAACGTCGAATTAATCAGGCTAATCGTGCACGACTTCAaatgcaacaacagcaacaactgAAAGATGAATTacgacaaaaacaattagATTCAGCTaatatcaaacaacaacaaacggaaaatcatcataataataataataatgaagagACTATTAAAACAGTAAAGAAACCAGCAGTATCTGCATATGTACTTTGGTGTAAAGAGAATCGAAGCCATATACAATCCAATTATCCGGAATTGGATTTCTGtaatttatcgaaaaaaatgggcgGCATTTGGCATACGTTaccaaaaatggaaaaagataAATGGATTCGAAAAGCACAATTAATGACTAAATATGGTATCGGTTTTAATATGGGTGccatttatgattatgatgatgaagatctGAAACCAGAAATTGTTCTTGGTAGTCTTACATTGCCTATAACGAAAACATTGGATAAAACGTATGGTgagaatttcatcaatacagaaacatcatcaattgaaggTGAAAAACATTATATCGGCactgaattgattgatgctCAATCATATCTAAGTATACTTGGTGATTCTTTGATGACCATCAGTAGCTATATTCAACGTGGTATTAAATATAATAGTGAAATTCGTTATTGTCCAATGGCAGCTGCTTCAACACTACTCGATACAGCATTGGTTTCGATGAGCACATTGGCTTCAatcacattatcattaccaaaTGTTTCGGTCAATCGTAAGATGGCCAAAAAGACCATTG
- the ND-B18 gene encoding NADH dehydrogenase (ubiquinone) B18 subunit — translation MGNIGLTKDHMSLEKYTFPYLRKDNYPSDRVESPYDPLEGFPNGRKTRVMIATQEEMDSAKVHPKYRDYCAHKYIEYQACLKNNRPFYWRCKHERHEYAECEFEDAVIRMKEWERERRLKEREKRQARNL, via the exons atgGGAAATATTGGATTGACAAAAGATCATATGAGTTTGGAAAAATATACGTTTCCATATCTACGCAAAGATAATTATCCATCGGATCGTGTTGAATCACCATACGATCCATTAGAAGGATTTCCAAATGGCCGTAAAACTCGAG tCATGATCGCCACCCAAGAAGAAATGGATTCAGCAAAAGTGCATCCAAAATATCGTGATTATTGTGCAcataaatatattgaatatcaagcttgtttgaaaaataatcgtCCATTTTATTGGCGATGTAAACATGAACGTCATGAATATGCGGAATGTGAATTTGAAGATGCCGTTATACGAATGAAAGAATGGGAAAGAGAACGTCGTCTTAAGGAACGGGAAAAAAGACAAGCAAGAAATctttga